In Bacteroidales bacterium, the following are encoded in one genomic region:
- a CDS encoding glycosyltransferase, producing MSKKILVSVTNELVSDQRVHRTCLTLQKAGYEVKLIGRQYKNSPKLLPRPYSCKRMQLFFKKGPFFYAEYNLRLFFLLLFSKADVLFSNDLDTLLPNYLVSRLKHQKLIYDSHELFTELPELIGRPIVKWIWTKLESFLFPKLQNIITVNKSIADIYKEKYGKEIQVIRNIPLPIKLDTKVTKEDLGFQKDDFLIIFQGAGINMHRGAEEALEAMKYVFGAKLLIIGGGDVFENLKRKRIEFKLEDKVHIIDKLPYQELMQYTFIANLGLSLDKDTNLNYRYSLPNKVFDYIHSNTPILVSRLPELLNIIETYKIGGRVRNIRPQCIADKINAVIKNPAFITEWKENLIKAQKELNWNLEEEKYLRFLSQIK from the coding sequence ATGTCTAAGAAGATTCTCGTAAGTGTTACCAATGAATTAGTATCCGATCAAAGGGTGCATCGCACGTGCCTTACCTTACAAAAAGCAGGATACGAAGTTAAGCTTATTGGAAGACAATATAAAAATAGTCCGAAATTATTACCAAGACCATATTCGTGCAAAAGAATGCAGTTGTTTTTTAAAAAAGGACCTTTTTTTTATGCGGAATACAATCTACGCTTATTCTTCCTTTTACTTTTTAGCAAAGCCGATGTTTTATTTTCTAACGATTTAGATACCTTGCTTCCCAATTACCTAGTTTCAAGACTAAAACATCAGAAGCTAATCTACGATTCGCACGAATTGTTTACCGAGCTCCCCGAACTGATTGGAAGACCGATAGTCAAATGGATTTGGACAAAACTGGAAAGCTTTCTCTTTCCTAAACTCCAAAATATAATTACGGTAAATAAATCTATTGCAGATATTTATAAAGAGAAATACGGAAAAGAAATACAAGTCATTCGGAATATTCCACTCCCAATTAAGTTAGATACAAAAGTTACCAAAGAGGATTTGGGATTCCAAAAAGACGATTTCCTTATTATTTTTCAAGGTGCAGGCATCAATATGCACAGAGGTGCCGAAGAAGCTCTTGAAGCAATGAAATATGTTTTCGGAGCCAAACTCCTAATCATTGGCGGAGGCGATGTTTTTGAGAATTTAAAGCGCAAAAGAATTGAATTCAAACTGGAAGATAAAGTTCATATTATTGATAAACTTCCATATCAAGAATTAATGCAATATACATTTATTGCCAATTTAGGACTGAGCTTAGATAAAGACACAAATCTAAATTATCGCTACAGCTTACCAAATAAGGTTTTCGATTATATTCATTCCAATACACCAATCCTTGTTTCTCGCTTACCCGAACTCTTAAATATTATTGAGACTTACAAAATTGGTGGTCGGGTTAGAAATATCAGACCACAATGCATTGCAGATAAAATCAATGCAGTAATTAAAAACCCTGCTTTTATCACAGAGTGGAAAGAAAACTTGATAAAAGCCCAAAAAGAGCTTAATTGGAATTTGGAGGAAGAGAAATATTTGAGGTTTCTGAGTCAAATCAAATAA
- a CDS encoding rhomboid family intramembrane serine protease, whose protein sequence is MTIILLLLTVIISVIAFNRPDIFNKLKFSPYRTAHQKELWRLFSYGFIHADWVHLGVNMFVLYSFGTLVSSYFELVFQGKDIFYFLLLYFGGLFISAAPAFGKHKDNIYYNSVGASGAVSAIVFSSIVFDPMNKIYLFFIPIGIPAIIFGILYLVYSAYMDKKGNDNIGHDAHFWGGIYGFALTIALKPDLFNHFLYQIFG, encoded by the coding sequence ATGACTATAATTCTACTTTTACTTACAGTGATTATTTCTGTAATTGCTTTTAACCGACCGGATATTTTCAACAAACTAAAGTTTAGTCCTTACCGAACAGCTCACCAGAAAGAGCTTTGGCGTTTATTCAGCTATGGATTTATTCATGCCGATTGGGTTCATTTAGGAGTTAATATGTTTGTACTTTATTCTTTTGGAACCTTAGTATCATCTTATTTCGAACTTGTTTTTCAAGGAAAAGACATCTTTTACTTTCTACTACTATATTTTGGCGGACTTTTTATTTCTGCTGCTCCAGCTTTTGGAAAGCACAAAGACAATATTTACTATAATTCAGTAGGTGCTTCAGGTGCCGTTTCGGCTATCGTATTTTCCAGTATCGTTTTTGATCCTATGAATAAAATCTACCTTTTCTTTATTCCCATAGGCATTCCAGCCATTATCTTCGGAATCCTTTATTTAGTGTATTCTGCTTATATGGATAAAAAAGGGAATGACAATATCGGTCACGATGCACACTTTTGGGGAGGCATTTATGGCTTTGCGCTAACCATTGCTCTCAAGCCCGATTTATTTAATCACTTTCTCTATCAGATATTTGGGTGA